The genomic region AGAGAGCAGACCGCGAGACAAGGTCTCTACCTCACAGGAGATCCCAGACACAGATGGTGGAATGTCGATTGAGCTGGAAAACATCGCCTTCAAGTACCCGACTAGGAGCACACCCGTATTCAAAGGATTGAGCCTGAAGATTGAGAAGGGACAGTTTGCTGGCCTCGTAGGCGCCTCAGGCTCAGGAAAGTCATCAATCATTTCATTGTTGGAAAGGTAAGTCGCTTCGACATGCAATTACATTGTACCGTGGCTGAAGAAACAGATTTTACGACTTGGATAAGGGCCGAATCCTTCTGAATGGCAAGGATGCTACCGATATAAACTTGTACGAATGCCGAAAGTACTTTTCTCTCGTGGCCCAAGAAGCCACCCTCTTCCAGGGCACCATCAGGGAGAATATCTTACTTGGAGTCGATCCCTTAGCAATCACCGATGAGCAACTACACCAAGCGTGCCGTGATGCCTCGATCCACGATTTTATAGTCTCATTGCCGGAGGGCTACAATACAAATATTGGATCACGTGGTGTATCACTTTCAGGTGGCCAGAAGCAGCGCGTGGCGATTGCTCGCGCTCTGATTCGCGACCCAAAAGTCCTACTTCTCGACGAAGCTACGAGCTCCCTTGATTCGGAAAGCGAAAAGCTAGTCCAGTTGGCATTCGAAAGAGCCAGTGAAGGACGCACGATGCTCGTGGTAGCACATCGACTGGCCACAGTGCAGAATGCTGATGTTATCTTTGTATTGGGAGATGGTCAGCTGCTGGAACATGGAAACCATGCAGAGTTATTGAAGAGGCGGGGCGTCTACTGGAATATGGTGAGTATCCTTGCTCGGTGACGGAGTGTGCTGATTGAATATAGTGCCAAAGTCAAGCCTTAGATCGTTAATAACGGGTTGTATTTGGCAATGACCGCGCAGTTGAGGACATTGGTACTCGCCAACCATCAACGGATATATGGAAGCGAGTACAAAATCAAACATGTAAATCGCTCTCTACTCTATATTCTATCCCGGAAAAACAAAGGGCATGAATATAACAAACTCCTGATAACCCGACACCCTGCTCTCGCTCTTTGTAAATGTCTGGAGCCCCGTCGTAGAAGAGATCAAGCAGTGATACGACAAAACATGACTATCATCACATCTTAGTAGTATTGAACATGTCGTCAATCTCACTAAGGATATCTCCCGCATGCGTCATAACAAAATCATGGCTCCCTGGAAGAATTCGCCAGCGGACATGGTGCTCACCACCAACGAGAGATAGTGCATCCCGGCGATAGGAGTCCGGATCAATAATCTCGTCAGATCTAGCTAGTAAAATAGCTGTAGTGCCAGGAGCACGCTTGGACAACTTGGCCCAGGCGTCATGCTGATCGGTCAGGGGTGCAAAGCGAATGCTCGACATGAACGCGGGGACGAAACCATTGTGATGCGTGACCATCCAGCGCACATACTCCATAACACGTTGCTCCAACGGCGTAACGGCCTCACCGGATGCTGGAACCACTTCTGCCTCAGCAACATTGAGTGGTGGCGTAGTGACAGCCTCGATGGGCGTCTTGGGAGGTGGCTTGGCTGAAGCGGCGATAGGCTTTTGAAGACGACTGCGTGTAGCAACGGCCAGAATGCGCTCCGGGACAAGGCcagagacgaagaggaaTCGAGAGACGCGGCCAAAGGAGGCGGCGCGGATTAGACCTGCAGGTGCAAGGAGCACAAGGTCGCGCACGAGGTTGGGAAACACATTGGCAAAGTGAACTGCGATGCCACCGCCGAGAGAATAGCCTACAAGGCGGAAGGCGTTTGTACCGGTCCATGCAAGAGGGCTGGAAGCCAAGACGAGAAGCATTTGGGAGACGTAGAGACGGGCATCGTGTGGAATATCTGCGACACCATCGGAGAAACCACGTCCAAAGAGATCCTCGAGAGATATTAGTCAAGCTGGAGAGCCCGAGTAGGTAGAAAGAAGCTTACAAAGAGCATCACACGATAGCCCCGTTTGGCGAGCCCAAGAGCTATAGGCCCAAGAGTGATGCAGGGTGTGCTGATGCCGTGCACAAAGAAGACCTTTTCACCGTCCTCCGGGCCAAACTCGTAAACACGAATGCTTCCGTACTATGTCCGTGGTCAACATAGTTCTGGGTATTAGGCCGTGAGATAGTGGCTTACTGGGGTTTCGACATCTCGTGCGCCAGGAAACTGATCAGGTTGATAAACAAGATTCTTCAACTTATCAGCATTGGCATTGTCGTACACGCCCGCCTTGAGCGGATTGCGAATGGTTTTCGGGCGCACAGGGTAGAGAAGTGCGCGGGCGATAGCGAGAAAGGCAACAGTTGAGAGAGCAGTCGTTGTGATCACGAGGGCCGTTGATGTATCTTGAGCTAACATATTTGTAGAATACTGGATGGTGAGAAGAGCAAAGAGTAAGGTAGAAAGCAAGAGTAGAGGCTGATGGGCTGGCTGGTGAAGGGAAAGGGTGAACACTTGTTCAGCCACTTTGTTAGATTGGTTGATTATGTGTAGCACGTCTGAGTCAACGATGCAGCCACAGCGATAAAGCGGAAATGCCCAGCATGTGATTGCTCCTTTCACCTTTTTGAAAAAAGCCGTGATCGACAGGGACAAggaataaaataaaagattaaaaaaGGGTTCCAGCTTTGCAGGTTTGAGGGATAACGTCACCACATGGGCTTTTGAGCTGAGAGCTTGTCTACGTATCAAGTTAGCCCCCGGCCGGCTGAGCCGGAGGTTAAAAATATCCACCTGAAGTACCGATATATACCCCAGAGCATGTCATACCCTCTATTATCATATTTACTATGGGATGAATCTATCTCATTggataataataaagccTGGTGTTTTTATCCATAAAAGTTAACATAAGTACCCGGCATTTAAAGTATCCAGTAGTTTTGGGCATCCCTCTTAGTTAAGGTTGCTTTATATTGTATTCTATAGGTAGTTAAGCATGAGCATTTCAAAATTGTGAATACTGTTTCCGACAGACTGCGTCTCTAGACAATTCATCAGTTGTGGCAACTATCTCTGGATGGACTTTATCGAACAAGGTATGTAGTATCCATGGTTGTTTGTTTATGGTAGAGTAGAAAGTCATGCCTTCATTTAGGTGCTGAGGCTACGGTTTATCGCTGTTAGACAACTGGCTGAACTCCATAAAGTCGCTTGTATTCATGATTAACATGTGTAGGTGGCCATGGCTCAGGCTGACTATATTGAGTAGGGTTGAATGAAGCTCTGTCAATGCTGAAAGGATGTACCTTGACCAGTTCAAGGGCATGACTGATATTCTCTATTCGCTTTAGATCCTtccttttgctgctgctgctgcgctGAGGAGCTTCACCTACCTATTTCCTGCCTAATCTTGTTCACATGAGCCTAAAGTACTAGGTATGCGGGTATTATTAAGTTCATTTTGGTCCCAGACCAAGAAAATATAGCAACTCTTCGTCCTACTATACACATCGCATCATGACAATCCCAGAccccctaacctaacccTACTGCCCAAGCAACATTTCCCAGTTGCCGTATCAAAATGCTTAGGTTTTCCACAATCGCTGGAGCCATTTTATTCGCACCACCGAAGTTGGCTAGGAGTATATCATGAGCAGCCTCCATGGTCGTCTTGGGATTCTCAATTGATGCCTCAGTTGCTCCATTGCGTTTGTTCGGTCCTCGAATGACTGGCACGCCTTGTCCCATAGTAATGTACTGCTGCACGCTCATCGCTTCCGGGCCGTCGATGTAGACCTTTTCATGCTGAGAAGACATATCTTGCTGGCTCCCGGCTTTTGTTATCACACCGTACGTCCACAAGGCCAGTGCCGCATGATGTACACCGACGGCGTAGAAGTTTTTCAATTGAGCTGAAGGGAAGAGCTTGGCAAACCGAAGAACTTGGCCAGCGTGCCATAGAGCTGCCCGAGAATCTACACTTTCGACCCACTGCTGGAGCACAGGAAATGTCCGATGTGCCTGTTCATCCCCCTCTTTTCCTGCGAAGAGCTGCAAGTCGTCCATAGATATATGCAATGCCATCATGAGCTGATTGAGCAACAGGCGTTCTTGGGCTGTGATCTCGGGCCAGTTCATGGTTGTGGTTTTGAAAGTCTGCAAGTCCTGGAGCAGTTGGTGGCGTCGTGCAGCTAGCAGTGAACTGGAACCTTCATAAGTGTCTTGGGTATAAGATCGTGTTCTGCAAGATGAGCAAATATTTCTATACTCTAGAATCAGGAGCCAAAAGGCCTGGAGATAGATTGCTGCCGAAAATTGTACATCCAAACGATGTCGGTTCTCTGAAAGGAGGTTCAGATCGCGGAATAGATCACCAACTGACGGCGCTCGCTTCATATGTCCAGCCTCTCGTCTCAAGTATGCATCCTTCCAATCCTTTGCTGTCTTTGCGTACCACAGTTCCTTAGATGCAGGTAAAGGAAGGGTGAGTTCGGCGTATGACATAACGGGGTTCGTCAGAGCTGTCATGGACTGTTGGCTATCTCGAAGGAAAAGATGGAACACAAAACTAACGCGGTCAGCATTGATAATAgatagaaaagaaaagaacgTCGCAAATACTTACCGTTTCCATTTCTCCATCTCGACCCATGTCCGCCACTTTTGCTCGAGATTCGCACCCTCATCCGCCGGTGTTACTGAAAGCATTGGATACGAAGACCTCTGGAACTTGCCACGGTATCGCATCATCGTCACGGGGATGTTGACGTGGCACTCTGCAATTTCCATCTTCCGTCGATTGCCGCTCCAAAGACCTGTGTCTTGACCCAGAACAATAGCCTGAATGAGGCCTATGTTGAGGATTTCTTCGTTGTTTTCTTCAAAACGTCTAGGCATAACAATTCCTATTTCAAGGTTagagacaagaagaactGCCGAACTGGTAATACATACGGATGGACTCCTGCAGAGCATAACCGAATTTTCGTAGAGTCGGTATGGGGATCAACACAGCACCAGCGGCTGCCGCTCCCGCAATCCATTCTGGCTCTTGCTCATTGAGCTTGAAGGTCGGGAAATGTATGTAATCCGAGACCTGGTTGGTATGCGAGTTGAGAAATACATGCAACATG from Fusarium oxysporum Fo47 chromosome III, complete sequence harbors:
- a CDS encoding Alpha/Beta hydrolase protein translates to MLAQDTSTALVITTTALSTVAFLAIARALLYPVRPKTIRNPLKAGVYDNANADKLKNLVYQPDQFPGARDVETPYGSIRVYEFGPEDGEKVFFVHGISTPCITLGPIALGLAKRGYRVMLFDLFGRGFSDGVADIPHDARLYVSQMLLVLASSPLAWTGTNAFRLVGYSLGGGIAVHFANVFPNLVRDLVLLAPAGLIRAASFGRVSRFLFVSGLVPERILAVATRSRLQKPIAASAKPPPKTPIEAVTTPPLNVAEAEVVPASGEAVTPLEQRVMEYVRWMVTHHNGFVPAFMSSIRFAPLTDQHDAWAKLSKRAPGTTAILLARSDEIIDPDSYRRDALSLVGGEHHVRWRILPGSHDFVMTHAGDILSEIDDMFNTTKM